A stretch of Carnobacterium iners DNA encodes these proteins:
- a CDS encoding ISLre2 family transposase encodes MDNIISKLYEIIKESSDLIATEESIQLYMYEVFTELLGDIFIHVNQTIKEQKQQEGWKVKREDWKTVQFIFGPVRYRRTLMADQENQNHYPLDEWLGIRKYQRHSPLVEVKVAELASKCTYRDTAETLKEWTAVAMSHQTVGSLLKRVGEAQAREDEEMVIELEESAALPEGKKVDYFYAEADGVFVRGTTKKKSLEVHHALVYEGWQKNGKRVSLKEPKAIMTTKKTAGFWAEVQAFTATHYALQHAQIITNSDGGPGYTADKFQETFSQSNYPVLNQLDAYHIFQGLNRAFGVQSNLFKQNIHQALKKHDLEALTIWLDTYESTLEETQAVEKLTSFRTYLLRNWDRIFDWREKVEQVPKDARGLGAMESNQRHISYRMKKRGMHWSEVGCEAMVKVKQGILNQTLRETYLHQQTRSTRQQRKVKQTVRVSSLMHQKTRQSVGAKKGTIPLYAPHSSAMGQLIKSFR; translated from the coding sequence ATGGATAACATTATATCAAAATTATACGAAATAATAAAGGAATCAAGCGATTTAATTGCTACAGAAGAATCTATTCAGCTTTATATGTATGAAGTATTTACGGAATTATTAGGAGATATATTTATACACGTAAACCAAACGATTAAGGAACAAAAGCAACAAGAAGGATGGAAAGTAAAGCGAGAAGATTGGAAAACAGTCCAATTTATTTTTGGGCCTGTCCGTTACCGTCGTACTTTAATGGCAGATCAAGAGAATCAAAATCATTATCCATTAGATGAGTGGTTGGGGATTAGAAAATACCAACGTCATAGTCCACTCGTAGAAGTCAAAGTAGCAGAGTTAGCCAGTAAGTGTACCTATCGGGACACCGCTGAAACACTGAAAGAATGGACAGCAGTAGCGATGAGCCATCAAACAGTAGGCAGCCTCCTTAAACGAGTGGGAGAAGCACAAGCGCGTGAAGACGAAGAAATGGTGATTGAGCTAGAAGAGTCAGCAGCGTTACCAGAAGGAAAAAAAGTCGATTATTTCTATGCCGAAGCAGATGGTGTATTTGTCCGTGGGACAACAAAGAAAAAAAGTTTAGAGGTTCATCATGCACTTGTTTATGAAGGCTGGCAGAAAAATGGAAAGAGAGTCTCCTTGAAGGAGCCTAAAGCCATTATGACGACTAAAAAGACGGCTGGTTTTTGGGCAGAAGTACAAGCTTTTACAGCGACTCATTACGCGTTACAACACGCTCAAATCATTACCAATAGCGATGGTGGACCAGGCTATACCGCAGATAAATTCCAAGAAACTTTTTCGCAGTCGAATTATCCCGTGTTGAATCAATTAGACGCTTATCACATCTTTCAAGGCCTGAACCGTGCTTTTGGTGTACAAAGTAATCTCTTTAAACAGAACATTCATCAAGCGCTTAAAAAACATGATTTAGAGGCCCTAACGATCTGGTTGGACACTTATGAAAGTACCTTAGAAGAAACACAAGCAGTAGAAAAACTGACTAGTTTTCGAACTTATCTTTTAAGAAATTGGGATCGGATTTTTGATTGGCGAGAAAAAGTAGAACAAGTACCGAAGGATGCCAGAGGTTTAGGCGCAATGGAATCGAATCAACGCCATATTTCTTATCGGATGAAAAAACGTGGAATGCATTGGAGCGAAGTCGGTTGTGAAGCCATGGTGAAAGTGAAACAAGGGATCTTAAATCAAACGTTACGTGAAACATATCTTCACCAGCAAACTAGAAGTACAAGACAACAACGTAAGGTGAAACAAACCGTTCGTGTATCGTCTTTAATGCATCAAAAGACGCGTCAGTCAGTTGGGGCAAAGAAAGGAACGATTCCGTTGTATGCCCCTCATTCTTCAGCAATGGGGCAGTTAATTAAAAGTTTTCGATAA